Proteins from a genomic interval of Qipengyuania sp. JC766:
- a CDS encoding alpha/beta fold hydrolase, translating into MPRTTANDIELEYEEYGDPADPAMLLIMGFGAQLTLWPMALVDALVAHGFRVIRYDNRDVGLSQKFTGHRPPSPVKQVLLGKIGLRPKVPYTMADMAADGVGLLDALGIERAHIVGGSMGGMIAQHIAAKYPGRCLSLTSIFSTTGNPKLPAARKEALDALTKRPDSTEEDVLVAHGMMLARTIGSPGYPAEEDELRDRVTANVRRSVYAEGPTRHLAAVLHDGDRSAMLRDITVPTLVLHGEADPLVPVEGGHDTAAIIPGAKLKTIPGWGHDLPEPLTHEIADAIAAHAKGAA; encoded by the coding sequence ATGCCCCGGACCACCGCCAACGATATCGAGCTGGAATACGAGGAATACGGCGATCCCGCCGATCCGGCGATGCTGCTCATCATGGGCTTCGGGGCGCAGCTGACGCTGTGGCCGATGGCGCTGGTCGATGCGCTGGTTGCGCACGGCTTCCGGGTCATCCGATACGACAATCGCGATGTCGGCCTCAGCCAGAAGTTCACCGGCCACAGGCCGCCGTCACCCGTGAAGCAGGTCCTCCTCGGAAAGATCGGCCTGCGGCCCAAGGTGCCATACACCATGGCGGACATGGCCGCGGACGGGGTGGGCCTGCTGGATGCGCTGGGGATCGAGCGGGCGCATATCGTGGGCGGCAGCATGGGCGGCATGATCGCGCAGCACATCGCGGCAAAATATCCCGGTCGATGCCTTTCGCTCACCTCGATCTTCTCGACCACCGGCAATCCGAAGCTGCCCGCGGCGCGCAAGGAAGCGCTCGATGCGCTGACCAAGCGGCCGGACAGCACCGAAGAAGACGTGCTGGTCGCGCATGGCATGATGCTGGCGCGCACCATCGGCAGCCCCGGCTACCCGGCAGAGGAGGACGAACTGCGCGATCGGGTGACGGCCAATGTGCGTCGCAGCGTCTATGCCGAGGGACCGACCCGGCACCTGGCGGCGGTGCTGCATGACGGGGACCGGAGCGCCATGCTGCGCGATATCACCGTGCCCACGCTGGTCCTGCACGGAGAGGCCGATCCGCTGGTACCGGTGGAAGGCGGGCACGACACGGCCGCCATCATTCCCGGCGCGAAGCTGAAGACAATCCCGGGCTGGGGGCACGACCTGCCCGAGCCCCTGACGCACGAGATAGCCGATGCCATCGCGGCCCATGCGAAGGGCGCTGCCTAG
- a CDS encoding GlsB/YeaQ/YmgE family stress response membrane protein: protein MLNFIGALIAGLIVGGLARWFYPGEIDMNWLETILLGVGGSLLAGLFSSRGHQGFHRAGCLASILGAMALIFIGRLILAG, encoded by the coding sequence ATGTTGAACTTTATCGGCGCGCTCATTGCAGGCCTGATCGTGGGCGGGCTGGCCCGGTGGTTCTATCCGGGCGAAATCGACATGAACTGGCTGGAAACGATCCTGCTCGGCGTGGGCGGATCGCTGCTCGCGGGGCTCTTCTCCAGCCGCGGCCACCAAGGTTTCCACCGGGCCGGATGCCTTGCCAGCATATTGGGCGCGATGGCGCTGATCTTCATCGGCCGGCTGATCCTGGCGGGCTAG
- a CDS encoding DUF2171 domain-containing protein: MFEKIRIKEHMEIADASGQHVGTVDEVDGDNIKLTKSDSMDDMHHFIAMSDVEKIDENRVVLKQGARIPEGLGNKASAS; the protein is encoded by the coding sequence ATGTTCGAGAAGATCCGCATCAAGGAACACATGGAAATCGCCGATGCCAGCGGCCAGCATGTCGGGACCGTCGACGAGGTCGATGGCGACAACATCAAGCTGACGAAGTCGGACAGCATGGACGATATGCACCACTTCATCGCCATGAGCGATGTCGAGAAGATCGACGAAAACCGCGTCGTCCTCAAGCAGGGCGCGCGCATCCCGGAAGGGCTCGGCAACAAGGCCAGCGCTTCGTAA
- a CDS encoding ribonucleotide-diphosphate reductase subunit beta, with the protein MPLLEARKTYKPFEYPWAYDFWKRQQQIHWMPEEVPLGEDCRDWAQNLTDHERNLLTQIFRFFTQADVEVQDCYHEKYGRVFKPTEIKMMLAAFSNMETVHIAAYSHLLDTIGMPESEYGMFLEYEEMKDKHDYLQEFGVDNDEDIARTLAMFGGFTEGLQLFASFAMLMNFPRFNKMKGMGQIVSWSVRDESLHCEGIIRLFHAFTKERDCLTKAVKEDILDMCQKTVRLEDAFIDLAFEDGPVPGMTAKEIKKYIRYIADWRLQQLGLPAIYMIDDHPLPWLAPLLNGVEHANFFETRATEYSKGATRGNWQDVWSTFDKRKGAGQAANEEDGAQDDGPGLFGDAASESVAAE; encoded by the coding sequence ATGCCCCTTCTCGAAGCCCGCAAGACCTACAAGCCCTTCGAATATCCGTGGGCCTACGACTTCTGGAAACGCCAGCAGCAGATCCACTGGATGCCCGAGGAAGTGCCGCTGGGCGAGGATTGCCGCGACTGGGCGCAGAACCTCACCGATCACGAGCGCAACCTGCTGACGCAGATATTCCGCTTCTTCACGCAGGCCGACGTGGAAGTGCAGGACTGCTATCACGAGAAATACGGCCGGGTGTTCAAGCCGACCGAGATCAAGATGATGCTGGCCGCCTTCTCCAACATGGAAACGGTCCACATCGCGGCCTATTCGCACCTGCTCGACACGATCGGCATGCCGGAAAGCGAATACGGCATGTTCCTCGAATACGAGGAGATGAAGGACAAGCACGACTACCTTCAGGAATTCGGCGTCGACAATGACGAGGACATCGCCCGCACGCTGGCCATGTTCGGCGGCTTCACCGAAGGGCTGCAGCTGTTCGCCAGCTTCGCCATGCTGATGAACTTCCCGCGCTTCAACAAGATGAAGGGCATGGGCCAGATCGTCAGCTGGTCGGTGCGCGACGAATCGCTGCATTGCGAAGGCATCATCCGCCTGTTCCACGCCTTCACCAAGGAACGCGATTGCCTGACCAAGGCGGTCAAGGAAGACATCCTCGACATGTGCCAGAAGACGGTGCGGCTCGAAGATGCCTTCATCGACCTCGCTTTCGAGGACGGCCCGGTCCCCGGCATGACGGCGAAGGAAATCAAGAAGTATATCCGCTACATCGCGGACTGGCGCCTGCAGCAGCTGGGCCTGCCGGCGATCTACATGATCGACGATCACCCGCTGCCCTGGCTCGCCCCGCTGCTGAACGGGGTGGAACACGCCAACTTCTTCGAAACCCGCGCCACCGAATATTCCAAGGGCGCGACGCGCGGCAACTGGCAGGACGTCTGGAGCACCTTCGACAAGCGCAAGGGCGCAGGCCAGGCCGCCAACGAGGAAGACGGCGCCCAGGACGACGGCCCGGGCCTGTTCGGCGACGCCGCATCGGAGAGCGTCGCGGCGGAGTGA
- a CDS encoding ribonucleoside-diphosphate reductase subunit alpha yields the protein MDFKAGDDAAMDVETPDTDVTERPARTTAGSQDKAAVSMEKTDEGTDALTTATASAMAEVAKAAVAAKPDSKTVLPRRFTITTDPSRDDKLTDFGKETLRDRYLLPKETYQDLFARVADSYADDAEHAQRLYDYISRLWFMPATPVLSNGGTTRGLPISCYLNSVEDSLEGIVGTWNENVWLASKGGGIGTYWGNVRGIGEPVGLNGKTSGIIPFVRVMDSLTLAISQGSLRRGSAACYIDVSHPEIEEFLEIRKPSGDFNRKALNLHHGVLLTDEFMEAVRAGEKFELKSPRDGSVRGEVDARSLFQKLVETRLATGEPYIVFSDTVNRMMPKHHRDLGLKVSTSNLCSEITLPTGIDHLGNDRTAVCCLSSLNLETWDEWNTDKQFIEDIMRFLDNVLQDYIDRAPDEMARAKYSAARERSVGLGVMGFHSFLQAKNLPLEGTMAKVWNLKMFKHIAAKAEEASMVLAQERGPCPDAEEMGAMERFSCKTAIAPTASISIICGGTSACIEPIPANIYTHKTLSGSFVVKNRYLEKVLAKKSKDSTNVWNSILEKGGSVQHLDFLTPEEKAVFKTSFEIDQRYLLEFAADRAPFIDQAQSLNLFIPADVDKWDLMMLHFQAWEKNIKSLYYLRSKSVQRAGFAGGVEADNTAEATKIELSAAAGEQTDYEECLSCQ from the coding sequence ATGGATTTCAAGGCTGGAGACGACGCAGCGATGGATGTGGAAACGCCGGATACCGATGTAACCGAACGACCCGCGCGCACCACCGCCGGATCGCAGGACAAGGCTGCCGTGAGCATGGAAAAGACAGACGAAGGCACCGATGCGCTGACCACCGCGACCGCATCCGCCATGGCGGAAGTGGCGAAGGCGGCCGTTGCGGCCAAGCCGGACAGCAAGACCGTGCTGCCGCGCCGCTTCACGATCACGACCGATCCCTCGCGTGACGACAAGCTGACTGATTTCGGCAAGGAAACGCTGCGCGACCGATACCTGCTGCCGAAGGAAACTTACCAGGACCTGTTCGCGCGCGTCGCCGATTCCTACGCCGACGATGCGGAGCATGCGCAGCGCCTGTACGATTACATTTCCCGGCTCTGGTTCATGCCCGCGACGCCGGTGCTGTCCAATGGCGGCACCACGCGCGGCTTGCCGATCAGCTGCTATCTCAACAGTGTCGAGGACAGCCTGGAAGGCATTGTCGGCACCTGGAACGAGAACGTCTGGCTGGCTTCCAAGGGCGGCGGCATCGGCACCTACTGGGGCAATGTGCGCGGCATCGGCGAACCGGTCGGCCTCAACGGCAAGACCAGCGGCATCATCCCCTTCGTACGCGTGATGGACAGCCTGACGCTGGCGATCAGCCAGGGCAGCTTGCGCCGCGGATCGGCCGCCTGCTACATCGACGTCAGCCATCCGGAAATCGAGGAATTCCTCGAAATCCGCAAACCGTCGGGCGATTTCAATCGCAAGGCGCTGAACCTGCACCACGGCGTGCTGCTGACCGACGAATTCATGGAAGCGGTGCGCGCGGGCGAGAAGTTCGAGCTCAAGAGCCCGCGCGACGGCAGCGTGCGCGGCGAAGTGGACGCGCGCAGCCTGTTCCAGAAGCTGGTCGAAACGCGCCTTGCCACGGGCGAGCCCTACATCGTGTTTTCCGACACGGTGAACCGCATGATGCCCAAGCATCATCGCGACCTGGGCCTGAAGGTTTCCACCTCCAACCTGTGTTCCGAAATCACCCTGCCGACGGGCATCGACCACCTCGGCAACGATCGCACGGCCGTGTGCTGCCTGTCCTCGCTCAACCTGGAAACCTGGGACGAGTGGAACACGGACAAGCAGTTCATCGAGGACATCATGCGCTTCCTCGACAACGTGCTGCAGGACTATATCGACCGTGCCCCGGACGAGATGGCGCGCGCCAAGTATTCCGCTGCGCGCGAACGCAGCGTGGGGCTGGGCGTGATGGGCTTCCACTCCTTCCTGCAGGCCAAGAACCTGCCGCTGGAAGGCACGATGGCCAAGGTGTGGAACCTGAAAATGTTCAAGCACATCGCGGCCAAGGCGGAAGAGGCGAGCATGGTGCTGGCGCAGGAGCGCGGGCCGTGCCCGGATGCGGAGGAAATGGGCGCGATGGAGCGCTTCTCCTGCAAGACCGCGATCGCGCCGACGGCCAGCATCAGCATCATCTGCGGCGGCACCAGCGCCTGCATCGAACCGATCCCGGCCAACATCTACACCCACAAGACGTTGTCGGGCAGCTTCGTGGTCAAGAACCGCTATCTGGAAAAGGTGCTGGCGAAGAAGTCCAAGGACAGCACCAATGTCTGGAACTCCATCCTGGAGAAGGGGGGGTCGGTCCAGCACCTCGACTTCCTGACGCCGGAGGAAAAGGCGGTCTTCAAGACCAGCTTCGAGATCGACCAGCGCTACCTGCTCGAATTCGCGGCCGACCGCGCGCCCTTCATCGACCAGGCGCAGTCGCTCAACCTCTTCATCCCGGCCGACGTCGACAAGTGGGACCTGATGATGCTCCACTTCCAGGCGTGGGAGAAGAACATCAAGTCGCTCTACTACCTGCGCTCGAAATCGGTGCAGCGGGCAGGCTTTGCCGGCGGCGTGGAAGCCGACAACACGGCCGAGGCGACCAAGATCGAACTGAGCGCCGCTGCCGGCGAGCAGACCGATTACGAGGAATGCCTGAGCTGCCAGTAG